In one Rhinopithecus roxellana isolate Shanxi Qingling chromosome 1, ASM756505v1, whole genome shotgun sequence genomic region, the following are encoded:
- the LOC115896379 gene encoding 40S ribosomal protein S3a codes for MAVGKNKRLTKGGKKGAKKKVVDPFSKKDWYDVKAPAMFNIRNIGKTLVTRTQGTKIASDGLKGRVFEVSLADLQNDEVAFRKFKLITEDVQGKNCLTNFHGMDLTRDKMCSMVKKWQTMIEAHVDVKTTDGYLLRLFCVGFTKKRNNQIRKTSYAQHQQVRQIRKKMMEIMTREVQTNDLKEVVNKLIPDSIGKDIEKACQSIYPLHDVFVRKVKMLKKPKFELGKLMELHGEGSSSGKATGDETGAKVERADGYEPPVQESV; via the coding sequence ATGGCGGTTGGCAAGAACAAGCGCCTTACGAAAGGCGGCAAAAAGGGAGCCAAGAAGAAAGTGGTTGATccattttctaagaaagattggTATGATGTGAAAGCACCTGCTATGTTCAATATAAGAAATATTGGAAAGACGCTCGTCACCAGGACCCAAGGAACCAAAATTGCATCTGATGGTCTCAAGGGTCGTGTGTTTGAAGTGAGTCTTGCTGATTTGCAGAATGATGAAGTTGCATTTAGAAAATTCAAGCTGATTACTGAAGATGTTCAGGGCAAAAACTGCCTGACTAACTTCCATGGCATGGATCTTACCCGTGACAAAATGTGTTCCATGGTCAAAAAGTGGCAGACAATGATTGAAGCTCATGTTGATGTCAAGACTACCGATGGTTACTTGCTTCGTCTGTTCTGTGTTGGTTTTACTAAAAAACGTAACAATCAGATACGGAAGACCTCTTATGCTCAGCACCAACAGGTCCGCCAAATCCGGAAGAAGATGATGGAAATCATGACCCGAGAAGTGCAGACAAATGACTTGAAAGAAGTGGTCAATAAATTGATTCCAGACAGCATTGGAAAAGACATAGAAAAGGCTTGCCAATCTATTTATCCTCTCCATGATGTCTTcgttagaaaagtaaaaatgctgaAGAAGCCCAAGTTTGAATTGGGAAAGCTCATGGAGCTTCATGGTGAAGGCAGTAGTTCTGGAAAAGCCACTGGGGACGAGACAGGTGCTAAAGTTGAACGAGCTGATGGATATGAACCACCAGTCCAAGAATCTGTTTAA